The genomic DNA GACGAGAAATCCGCCGGCACCAGCCCGCGTGTAGGAGCAACTGAAGCTATAGAAGCGGAGTATTTCGGATGGAAAAGCGAAGAAGCGTGATCGTCGCGGCGTCGATCGCAGCGCTGCTTACGGTAGCAGCGTGTGGCGGCTCCGGCTCGAACGGCGGTGGATCCGCATCGGATGCCGGTGCAACGGGCTCGTCATCTGGCGTCGGTGGTGAATCAAGCGTGGTGAAGGCCGACATCGCGAAGCTCGCAGAGTACGAGAATCCGAAGCCAACAGTAACTGTGCCGGCACTCAGCAAAAGGCCGCCGACAGGTAAGAAAGTCGACATAATCAACTGTTCGGTTCCAGTCTGCGCGCTTTACACGCAGGCCGCCGAGAAGGCGGCTGCAGCGCTGGGCTGGAAGACAAAGATCGTGTCCACGCAATTCACACCGGAATCGTACACGGCGACCTGGAATTCCGTTGTTCAGGACAAGCCGGACGTCGTCTTTGCCGCCGCGATCCTTCCCTCCTCGATGGTGCAGTCCCAGGTCAATGCGCTGCACGCTGCCGGGACGATCATCCTGCCCTACGCGGGCGACGCCCCAGCTGGTCCCGGAACGCCTTACCTCTTCAGTAAGGCGAACACGCCCGAGCAGAAGCAGCAAGGCGTCGTGCAAGGTCTCATCGCTGTTGCCGACGCGAAGGGCGGCCCGAATGTGTTGTTCCTCGCGGTGCCGGACACGCCGTCCACGGCGCCGACCGGCGAGGCACTGAAGTCAACGGTTGAGGAAGCCGGCGGGAAGTACAGCGAACTCGACCTGAACACCGCAGATATCGGAACCAA from Streptomyces sp. CB09001 includes the following:
- a CDS encoding substrate-binding domain-containing protein, with the protein product MEKRRSVIVAASIAALLTVAACGGSGSNGGGSASDAGATGSSSGVGGESSVVKADIAKLAEYENPKPTVTVPALSKRPPTGKKVDIINCSVPVCALYTQAAEKAAAALGWKTKIVSTQFTPESYTATWNSVVQDKPDVVFAAAILPSSMVQSQVNALHAAGTIILPYAGDAPAGPGTPYLFSKANTPEQKQQGVVQGLIAVADAKGGPNVLFLAVPDTPSTAPTGEALKSTVEEAGGKYSELDLNTADIGTKAPGQVVSYLRSHPKVKYVCLPWDDWISGLPQALKSAGLGSVKVIGTAANATSQKAVKDGLIFRSVVHPTAQNAWWMMDAAARQMVGDPIRDPNPPGPVAVVQPSNVSALGDASSWPHIDSVFRTAWGVS